In Chloroflexota bacterium, the genomic window CCAGAATCGGCTCGCCGGCCCGTGTCGTCCGAGGCGCGAGCCAGCTTCGAGCAGGAAACGACAGGCATTCGAGATCGTGGTGAACGCGGGCCTCCAGCGCCGAAAGACCGCAAGGCGAGGCAGACTGCTGCATCCGAAACACTCCCTTCCACACGGGCGCTGGCCGTCCAGCCGCCCAACCGGGCCGTCGTCGACCCCAACGGTCGCGCGGTCGGCGTGCGCCCGTCCTCAGGAACATAGGGCCGTCAAATCCGCGACCGGGAGTGTCGGATGTCCCACAAATAGCAGGACAATCGTGTTGACAGCCCGTTTTCCCCTGGTCCGGCTACTCGAAGTGCCCGAAATGTGGTAAAACGGTTCGGTGGGGCCGCTCTTGGGCGTTGGCCGCGTGATTGTCGACAACGTACAATGGCGGATGTGGAGGTCGGTTTCCATGATCGACGCTCAGGCCGCTGCTGGTGGCACCGCAGCCACCCGGCAGGCGCTGATCGACTGTGACGTGCACATCGAAGTGCCGAACGTCAAGGCACTCTTTCCGTACCTGCCGGCCTACTGGGTTGAGCACATCGAGCAGACCCTGTTCAAAGGTCCGGTCGACAGTTACTACCCGATGAAGGCGCCGATGACGGTGCGTGACGACGCCCGTCCGGAGGATGGCTCGCTGCCCGGCTCCTCGCTGGAGCTGCTGCGGAAGCACCATCTCGACCCGTCTGGCGTGGACATCGCCATCCTCAACTGCATGTACGCCATCGACACGCTGAACAACCCGGACGCAGCAGTGGCGATGGCGGCGGCTGTCAACGACTGGCAGCTTGACCAGTTCCTGGACAAGGACAGCCGGCTGCGCGGCTCCATCGTGATCCCAGTCCAGACGCCGGCTGCCGCCGCCCGCGAGATCGAGCGGGTCGCCCACCATCCCGGGTTCGTCCAGGTGCAGATCCCCGTCCGCACCAGCCAGACGCTGGGCAACCGCAACCACCTGCCGATGTGGGAAGCCATCGCCCGCAACAATCTCGTCGGCGCGGTCCAC contains:
- a CDS encoding amidohydrolase, translating into MIDAQAAAGGTAATRQALIDCDVHIEVPNVKALFPYLPAYWVEHIEQTLFKGPVDSYYPMKAPMTVRDDARPEDGSLPGSSLELLRKHHLDPSGVDIAILNCMYAIDTLNNPDAAVAMAAAVNDWQLDQFLDKDSRLRGSIVIPVQTPAAAAREIERVAHHPGFVQVQIPVRTSQTLGNRNHLPMWEAIARNNLVGAVHFGGKPGVPPTPEGWPSYYFEEHAGMAQVFATQLTSIVCEGTFDHFPDLKLVLLESGWTWLPPHMWRFDKEWKNLRRLVPWVRRAPSEYIRDHVRLTIQPTDAPENDPRKLLEVYGQLGSDAMLLYSSDFPHAYPSSPEETLLRSLPESTARMIRSENARALYRL